One segment of Curtobacterium sp. MR_MD2014 DNA contains the following:
- a CDS encoding tyrosine recombinase XerC: MAEQTDGRLVAAVESFLDHVRGARGLSDQTVRAYANDLDQLVQFADERRIAATADLGLEVLRDWLWEADRRGLARSTIARRSSSVRAFTRWASETGLLDTDPGARLRAPKGAGHLPRVVSTDQVRTVLDGLEARADTDDPAALRDLAVVELLYAAAIRVSELVGIGVEDVDRDRLTVRVLGKGGKERVVPFGVPARDALEAWLERGRPVLAARAAERSPAPARQSDTSPQPDPSEQQVQRSGGPALFLGDRGGRLGVRSVYRVVARALGDLPGAGPSGPHTFRHTAATHLLDGGADLRAVQELLGHASLGTTQIYTHVSSARLREVYRTAHPRA, translated from the coding sequence GTGGCGGAGCAGACGGACGGGCGACTCGTGGCGGCGGTGGAGTCGTTCCTCGACCACGTCCGTGGCGCCCGGGGTCTGAGCGACCAGACCGTCCGTGCCTACGCGAACGACCTCGACCAGCTGGTGCAGTTCGCCGACGAGCGGCGGATCGCCGCCACCGCGGACCTCGGTCTCGAGGTGCTCCGCGACTGGCTGTGGGAAGCGGACCGACGCGGGCTCGCCCGGTCCACGATCGCGCGCCGGTCGTCGTCGGTGCGGGCGTTCACCCGCTGGGCCAGCGAGACCGGTCTGCTCGACACCGACCCCGGCGCCCGGCTGCGCGCGCCGAAGGGGGCGGGGCACCTGCCGCGCGTCGTGTCGACCGACCAGGTCCGGACGGTGCTCGACGGACTCGAGGCTCGGGCGGACACGGACGACCCTGCTGCGCTCCGCGACCTGGCGGTCGTCGAACTGCTCTACGCCGCGGCGATCCGGGTGAGCGAGCTCGTCGGCATCGGCGTCGAGGACGTCGACCGAGACCGCCTGACCGTGCGAGTGCTCGGCAAGGGCGGCAAGGAACGGGTGGTGCCGTTCGGCGTGCCCGCAAGGGACGCGCTCGAGGCCTGGCTCGAACGGGGGCGCCCGGTCCTCGCTGCGCGCGCTGCCGAGCGGTCACCGGCCCCCGCCCGGCAGTCGGACACCTCCCCGCAGCCGGACCCCTCCGAGCAGCAGGTGCAGCGCTCCGGCGGGCCCGCGCTCTTCCTCGGCGACCGGGGTGGCCGACTCGGGGTCCGCAGCGTGTACCGGGTGGTCGCTCGAGCGCTCGGAGACCTGCCGGGCGCGGGTCCGAGCGGGCCGCACACCTTCCGGCACACCGCGGCGACGCACCTGCTCGACGGGGGAGCGGACCTCCGGGCCGTGCAGGAGCTCCTCGGGCACGCGAGCCTCGGGACGACGCAGATCTACACGCACGTCTCGTCCGCCCGGCTCCGGGAGGTCTACCGAACGGCGCACCCCCGCGCTTGA
- the dprA gene encoding DNA-processing protein DprA, producing MTGAPDLLETVAVLLGRAVADAVDPVEAAARVAWSAVVEPGDAVAGMLVQGLGAERSFALVRSACDDGPVGLLDSCIDRGVPGAESPAPFARTLRVALERWRPRLARVDVLTTLEAARAVGARLVVPGTAGWPTGVDDLGPHAPVVLWTRSGRRASGPALAVVGSRANTVAGAEATAEIASAAADAGCTVVSGGAYGIDATAHRVAVAAGTPTVAVLAGGIDQLYPTGNVELLRNVARQGSLLAESPPGTRPTRWRFLARNRLIAALGAATVVVEAGARSGALNTAHHAAQLGRPVFAVPGAFSSSASVGCHRLVAQGRAQIVVGPGDPVEAVVGRRGSGRGHPSRDAGPTHADEPIGGRQDPEVVRVLDALGRRALGEQEIAVRSGMSAGAVADALALAELQGLVTHTVGGWTRS from the coding sequence GTGACCGGGGCGCCCGACCTGCTCGAGACGGTCGCGGTGCTCCTCGGTCGGGCTGTGGCCGACGCGGTGGACCCGGTGGAGGCAGCGGCGCGCGTGGCGTGGTCGGCCGTCGTGGAGCCGGGGGACGCGGTGGCGGGGATGCTCGTCCAGGGACTCGGGGCCGAGCGCTCGTTCGCGCTCGTCCGGTCGGCGTGCGACGACGGACCCGTGGGCCTGCTCGACTCCTGCATCGACCGGGGTGTCCCGGGGGCTGAGTCCCCGGCACCCTTCGCCCGCACGCTGCGGGTCGCCCTCGAGCGCTGGCGCCCACGGCTCGCCCGGGTCGACGTGCTGACGACGCTCGAGGCCGCGCGCGCGGTCGGTGCGCGGCTCGTCGTGCCGGGCACGGCCGGGTGGCCCACCGGCGTCGACGACCTCGGGCCGCACGCGCCCGTCGTGCTCTGGACGCGGTCGGGGCGTCGGGCCTCCGGTCCTGCCCTGGCCGTCGTCGGCTCGCGGGCGAACACCGTCGCAGGGGCCGAGGCGACCGCGGAGATCGCCTCGGCCGCCGCCGACGCCGGGTGCACGGTGGTGAGCGGTGGGGCCTACGGCATCGACGCGACCGCGCACCGGGTCGCGGTCGCGGCGGGCACGCCGACGGTGGCGGTCCTGGCCGGCGGGATCGACCAGCTCTACCCGACGGGCAACGTCGAACTGCTGCGGAACGTCGCACGGCAGGGCAGCCTGCTGGCCGAGTCCCCGCCGGGTACCCGGCCGACACGGTGGCGGTTCCTCGCACGGAACCGACTGATCGCGGCGCTGGGTGCGGCGACCGTCGTGGTCGAGGCCGGGGCCCGCTCGGGCGCGTTGAACACGGCGCACCACGCTGCGCAGCTCGGCCGACCCGTGTTCGCCGTCCCGGGGGCGTTCTCGTCGTCGGCGTCGGTCGGGTGCCACCGTCTCGTGGCGCAGGGGCGTGCTCAGATCGTCGTGGGTCCGGGCGACCCCGTCGAGGCCGTCGTCGGACGACGCGGATCCGGGCGAGGACACCCGTCGAGGGACGCTGGGCCGACGCACGCCGACGAGCCGATCGGTGGTCGGCAGGACCCCGAGGTGGTCCGGGTCCTGGACGCATTGGGACGGCGGGCGCTCGGCGAGCAGGAGATCGCCGTGCGCTCGGGCATGTCGGCGGGTGCGGTGGCGGACGCGCTCGCGCTGGCCGAACTGCAGGGGCTCGTCACGCACACCGTCGGCGGGTGGACCAGGTCGTGA
- a CDS encoding YifB family Mg chelatase-like AAA ATPase, which yields MTGIGRSAAVALLGVTGRRIEVEAHLTSQLPAFSIIGLPDTSLGEARERVRAAAANAGAPLPARRITVNLTPAAIPKRGSGFDLAIAMAVLAGADVAPCVSERVVYIGELGLDGRLRPVPGVVPMLLAARDAGAERVVLPTGNAEEARFVRGVDVRAVDSLRAAAIDAGALLPPVEVDPVAAPPVLPERSPVAELAEVVGNPTGVRALVAAAAGGHHALLVGPPGAGKTMLAERLPGLLPDLDDDAALEVAAVRSVAGHGVASWTTRPPWEAPHHSASAVSLIGGGSGTVRPGAVSRATQGVLFLDEAPEFPRAVLDALRQPLESGRITVHRAAGAAEFPARCQVVLAANPCPCGNAGSMRQPCECAPATVRRYLGRMSGPLLDRIDIRVRVPRVTTGLIRGEDGTTPSTAQARATVEAARHAMRTRLVGTGWTRNAEVSGAWLRGPGRVDRRATTALDQALDLGTLTMRGWDRTMRLAWTLADLQGDDRPGERHVREALALRSAL from the coding sequence GTGACCGGCATCGGTCGGTCCGCCGCGGTCGCCCTGCTCGGCGTGACCGGACGGCGGATCGAGGTCGAGGCGCACCTGACGAGCCAGCTGCCCGCCTTCAGCATCATCGGACTGCCGGACACCTCGTTGGGCGAGGCCCGAGAGCGGGTCCGGGCCGCAGCGGCGAACGCCGGGGCGCCCCTGCCGGCCCGGCGGATCACGGTCAACCTGACGCCGGCGGCGATCCCGAAGCGCGGATCGGGCTTCGACCTGGCGATCGCCATGGCGGTGCTCGCCGGCGCGGACGTCGCGCCCTGCGTGAGCGAACGGGTCGTGTACATCGGGGAGCTCGGGCTCGACGGGCGACTCCGGCCCGTACCCGGGGTCGTGCCGATGCTGCTCGCGGCACGGGACGCCGGAGCCGAGCGGGTGGTGCTCCCCACGGGGAACGCCGAGGAGGCCCGGTTCGTGCGCGGTGTGGACGTCCGCGCCGTGGACTCGCTCCGTGCCGCCGCGATCGACGCCGGGGCGCTCCTCCCGCCGGTCGAGGTCGACCCGGTCGCCGCGCCGCCGGTCCTCCCCGAGCGATCACCCGTCGCCGAGCTGGCCGAGGTCGTGGGCAACCCCACCGGCGTCCGTGCCCTCGTCGCGGCGGCCGCCGGCGGACACCACGCCCTGCTCGTGGGACCGCCGGGCGCCGGCAAGACGATGCTCGCGGAACGGCTGCCGGGCCTGCTGCCGGACCTCGACGACGACGCGGCGCTCGAGGTCGCGGCGGTGCGGTCGGTCGCCGGGCACGGGGTCGCATCGTGGACCACGAGACCTCCGTGGGAGGCCCCGCACCACTCGGCGTCCGCGGTGTCCCTCATCGGTGGCGGCTCCGGCACGGTCCGACCGGGCGCCGTCTCGCGCGCGACTCAGGGCGTGCTGTTCCTCGACGAGGCCCCGGAGTTCCCGCGCGCGGTGCTCGACGCGCTGCGACAGCCCCTGGAGTCCGGACGGATCACGGTGCACCGGGCCGCCGGGGCCGCCGAGTTCCCCGCACGCTGTCAGGTCGTGCTCGCGGCGAACCCGTGTCCGTGCGGCAACGCCGGCTCGATGCGGCAACCGTGCGAGTGCGCGCCGGCCACCGTCCGCCGGTACCTCGGCCGCATGTCCGGGCCGTTGCTCGACCGCATCGACATCCGGGTGCGCGTGCCGCGGGTGACCACCGGCCTGATCCGCGGTGAGGACGGCACGACGCCCAGCACGGCGCAGGCTCGAGCGACCGTCGAGGCGGCACGCCACGCGATGCGCACCAGGCTCGTCGGTACGGGGTGGACCCGGAACGCCGAGGTGTCGGGGGCGTGGCTCCGCGGCCCCGGGCGGGTGGACCGGCGGGCGACGACGGCGCTCGACCAGGCGCTCGACCTCGGCACGCTGACGATGCGCGGCTGGGACCGGACGATGCGCCTCGCCTGGACGCTCGCGGACCTGCAGGGGGACGACCGGCCGGGCGAACGGCACGTGCGCGAGGCCCTCGCCCTCCGGAGTGCGCTGTGA
- a CDS encoding YraN family protein, with protein sequence MERRTLGQYGEDRAVEWLTARGYRLVERNWRCARGEVDVVAWHGRTLVFIEVKTRAGTATGHPFEAITTAKTARLRRLVPMWFAAHPDTHAPAVRLDALAVHVAGDRHGIEHLTGIL encoded by the coding sequence ATGGAACGACGAACACTGGGGCAGTACGGCGAGGACCGCGCGGTGGAATGGCTCACGGCGCGCGGGTACCGATTGGTGGAACGAAACTGGCGGTGCGCACGCGGCGAGGTCGACGTGGTCGCCTGGCACGGGCGGACACTCGTGTTCATCGAGGTCAAGACGCGAGCGGGCACGGCGACCGGGCACCCGTTCGAGGCGATCACCACGGCGAAGACCGCGCGCCTCCGACGGCTGGTGCCGATGTGGTTCGCGGCGCATCCCGACACGCACGCCCCGGCGGTCCGTCTCGATGCGCTGGCGGTGCACGTGGCCGGTGACCGGCACGGCATCGAGCACCTGACGGGGATCCTGTGA
- a CDS encoding histone-like nucleoid-structuring protein Lsr2: MAQKVTVQLVDDLDDSPIAAGEGRTVEFAFDGSNYEIDLSDDNVDKFREAISDYVAAARKVSGRRSGGSSGSAPKSAPKRGNSEELAKIRDWAKENGYEVSSRGRISTQVQEAYAAAH; the protein is encoded by the coding sequence ATGGCACAGAAGGTCACCGTCCAGCTCGTCGACGACCTCGACGATTCGCCCATCGCCGCCGGCGAAGGCCGCACCGTGGAATTCGCGTTCGACGGTTCGAACTACGAGATCGACCTGTCCGACGACAACGTGGACAAGTTCCGCGAAGCGATCTCGGACTACGTCGCAGCGGCACGGAAGGTCTCCGGTCGTCGTTCCGGTGGCAGCAGTGGTTCCGCGCCGAAGTCCGCACCCAAGCGCGGGAACTCCGAGGAACTCGCGAAGATCCGCGACTGGGCGAAGGAGAACGGGTACGAGGTCTCGAGCCGCGGCCGTATCTCGACCCAGGTGCAGGAAGCGTACGCAGCCGCGCACTGA
- a CDS encoding DUF2469 family protein yields MDDDEFDDYDREVELALYREYRDVVSQFRYVVETERRFYLANEVDLVRRDTEHDFYFELTMNDVWVWDVYRSDRFVKSVRVLTFKDVNVEELTSRELELPKELALDE; encoded by the coding sequence ATGGATGACGACGAATTCGACGACTACGACCGCGAGGTCGAACTTGCCCTGTACCGCGAGTACCGCGACGTCGTGTCGCAGTTCCGGTACGTGGTCGAGACCGAGCGGCGGTTCTACCTGGCGAACGAGGTCGACCTCGTCCGCCGTGACACCGAGCACGACTTCTACTTCGAGCTCACGATGAACGACGTGTGGGTGTGGGACGTCTACCGTTCCGACCGGTTCGTGAAGTCCGTGCGTGTCCTCACGTTCAAGGACGTGAACGTCGAGGAACTCACGTCGCGGGAACTCGAACTGCCCAAGGAACTCGCACTCGACGAGTGA
- a CDS encoding ribonuclease HII, with protein MTPVRPSLRVEKKLLGSGRVTVIGMDEVGRGAIAGPVAVGVAAVTIDIGRVPQGLADSKLLSAARRTELEPVVRRWARTAVGMATADVVDQQGIVPALGQAGAAALGALVDDGLCLDDAVVVLDGSFDWLSRAVPTALVPSARPLDVVVRVKADRDCASVAAASVVAKVERDALMVAAHEGAPHYGWASNKGYGSTAHYDGIRSVGAHALHRKSWLHQASSVALDGFDELAVTG; from the coding sequence GTGACCCCGGTCCGGCCATCGCTCCGGGTCGAGAAGAAGCTGCTCGGCTCCGGTCGCGTGACCGTGATCGGCATGGACGAGGTCGGCCGTGGGGCGATCGCCGGTCCGGTGGCCGTCGGGGTCGCGGCGGTGACGATCGACATCGGACGCGTGCCCCAGGGGCTCGCCGACTCGAAACTGCTGTCAGCCGCTCGGCGCACCGAGCTCGAGCCCGTCGTCCGACGGTGGGCACGGACCGCCGTGGGCATGGCGACGGCGGACGTGGTCGACCAGCAGGGGATCGTCCCCGCGCTCGGCCAGGCCGGTGCGGCGGCGCTCGGCGCGCTCGTCGACGACGGGCTGTGCCTCGACGACGCCGTCGTGGTGCTGGACGGCTCGTTCGACTGGTTGTCCCGTGCCGTCCCCACAGCACTGGTCCCGTCCGCCCGGCCGCTCGACGTCGTGGTGCGCGTGAAGGCGGACCGCGACTGCGCCTCCGTCGCCGCAGCGTCCGTGGTGGCGAAGGTCGAGCGCGACGCCCTGATGGTCGCTGCGCACGAGGGGGCTCCGCACTACGGGTGGGCGTCGAACAAGGGGTACGGGTCCACGGCGCACTACGACGGGATCCGGTCCGTCGGGGCGCACGCGCTGCACCGGAAGAGCTGGCTGCACCAGGCGTCGAGCGTCGCCCTGGACGGGTTCGACGAGCTGGCCGTCACCGGCTGA
- the lepB gene encoding signal peptidase I — protein sequence MTDTTEGSGRRPRAEHKGNGVLTFLRDLVIIFLAALLVSFLVKTFLIRSFYIPSESMENTLQVNDRVIVNELVPDVVSLKRGDVVVFKDPGGWLTGTNVPGVAPTTQPAKAIDWLLTQVGLGTGDSDDHLIKRVIGLPGDKVTCCNDLGQMSVNGVPIKEPYTLLPSGAPASADPFSVTVPEGTIWVMGDNRNDSKDSRYNRDTPSKGFVPLSDVTGRAFVISWPTSRWTWLDDYPDVFAGVEEKDR from the coding sequence ATGACGGACACCACCGAAGGATCGGGACGCCGCCCACGGGCTGAGCACAAGGGCAACGGCGTCCTGACGTTCCTGCGGGACCTCGTCATCATCTTCCTCGCGGCACTGCTCGTCTCGTTCCTCGTCAAGACGTTCCTGATCCGGTCGTTCTACATCCCGTCGGAGTCGATGGAGAACACACTGCAGGTGAACGACCGGGTGATCGTCAACGAGCTCGTGCCGGACGTGGTGTCGCTCAAGCGCGGTGACGTCGTGGTCTTCAAGGACCCGGGCGGCTGGTTGACCGGCACGAACGTGCCGGGCGTCGCGCCGACCACGCAGCCGGCGAAGGCGATCGACTGGCTCCTCACCCAGGTCGGTCTCGGGACCGGCGACAGCGACGACCACCTCATCAAGCGGGTCATCGGCCTGCCGGGGGACAAGGTCACGTGCTGCAACGACCTCGGGCAGATGTCCGTGAACGGCGTGCCCATCAAGGAGCCGTACACGCTGCTGCCGAGCGGCGCCCCGGCGTCGGCCGACCCGTTCTCGGTGACCGTCCCCGAGGGCACGATCTGGGTGATGGGCGACAACCGCAACGACTCGAAGGACTCGCGCTACAACCGCGACACCCCGTCGAAGGGCTTCGTGCCGCTGTCGGACGTCACCGGCAGGGCGTTCGTCATCTCGTGGCCCACGAGCCGCTGGACGTGGCTCGACGACTACCCCGACGTGTTCGCGGGTGTGGAGGAGAAGGACCGGTGA
- the rplS gene encoding 50S ribosomal protein L19 — protein MQLLDHVDAASLRTDVPDFRPGDTIKVHVNIIEGTRSRVQVFQGVVIARQGHGLGETFKVRKVSFQVGVERWFPVHSPIIDHIEVVTRGDVRRAKLYYLRELRGKAARRKIKEKRDA, from the coding sequence ATGCAGCTCCTCGACCACGTCGACGCAGCGTCCCTGCGCACCGACGTCCCGGACTTCCGCCCCGGCGACACCATCAAGGTGCACGTCAACATCATCGAAGGCACGCGCTCGCGTGTCCAGGTGTTCCAGGGTGTCGTCATCGCCCGCCAGGGCCACGGCCTCGGCGAGACCTTCAAGGTCCGCAAGGTGAGCTTCCAGGTCGGCGTCGAGCGCTGGTTCCCGGTGCACTCGCCGATCATCGACCACATCGAGGTCGTCACCCGCGGTGACGTCCGTCGCGCGAAGCTCTACTACCTGCGCGAGCTCCGCGGCAAGGCGGCCCGCCGCAAGATCAAGGAGAAGCGCGACGCCTGA
- the map gene encoding type I methionyl aminopeptidase: MIELRTPAELEGLRAAGRFVADVLDELLETVDVGVNLLDLDRVAARMIADRGAVSCYVDYHPSFGNSPFGRNLCTSVNDAALHGLPYDRVLVDGDLVSLDFAASVDGWVADSAVTVQVGTARDEDQRLVGTVERALLAGIEQFRPGNKLGDVSYAIGRVAKDAGYSVNTQFGGHGVGRTMHGDPHVPNDGRPGRGLKLRTGLVVAIEPWLMQGTDELVQDEDGWTLKSVDGSRAAHVEHTVAVTDDGPEVLTLRRAQRTEATA, from the coding sequence ATGATCGAACTCCGCACCCCCGCCGAGCTGGAGGGCCTGCGCGCCGCCGGACGGTTCGTCGCCGACGTCCTCGACGAGCTGCTCGAGACCGTCGACGTGGGCGTGAACCTGCTCGACCTCGATCGCGTGGCCGCTCGGATGATCGCCGACCGTGGCGCCGTGAGCTGCTACGTCGACTACCACCCCTCGTTCGGCAACTCCCCCTTCGGCCGGAACCTGTGCACGTCGGTGAACGACGCGGCCCTGCACGGCCTGCCGTACGACCGCGTGCTCGTCGACGGCGACCTCGTCAGCCTGGACTTCGCCGCGAGCGTCGACGGCTGGGTGGCGGACTCCGCCGTCACGGTGCAGGTGGGCACGGCCCGCGACGAGGACCAGCGACTCGTCGGGACGGTCGAGCGCGCGCTGCTGGCCGGCATCGAGCAGTTCCGACCGGGCAACAAGCTCGGCGACGTCTCCTACGCCATCGGCAGGGTGGCGAAGGACGCCGGCTACAGCGTCAACACGCAGTTCGGTGGGCACGGCGTCGGCCGCACGATGCACGGTGACCCGCACGTGCCGAACGACGGCCGCCCCGGCCGCGGTCTGAAGCTCCGCACGGGCCTCGTGGTCGCGATCGAGCCGTGGCTCATGCAGGGCACCGACGAACTCGTGCAGGACGAGGACGGCTGGACGCTGAAGAGCGTCGACGGATCCCGTGCCGCGCACGTCGAGCACACCGTGGCGGTCACCGACGACGGTCCCGAGGTGCTCACCCTGCGACGCGCCCAGCGCACCGAGGCGACCGCCTGA
- the trmD gene encoding tRNA (guanosine(37)-N1)-methyltransferase TrmD: MRIDIVTIFPEFFSVLDVSLLGKARSDGLLDVHVHDLRHWTTDRHRTVDDTPYGGGAGMVMKPEPWAQALSSILREDGSSTLVVPTPAGTPFRQSIARSLASEHDHLVFACGRYEGIDARVFAWAAERCSVVELSLGDYVLNGGEVAAMAMIEAVGRLVPGVVGNPESLVEESHEDGLLEYPSYTKPALWRDLEVPDVLLSGHHARVAAWRHEQQVERTRRVRPDLLPDA; the protein is encoded by the coding sequence GTGCGCATCGACATCGTCACGATCTTCCCGGAGTTCTTCTCCGTCCTCGACGTCTCGCTGCTCGGCAAGGCCCGCTCGGACGGGCTGCTCGACGTGCACGTGCACGACCTGCGGCACTGGACGACCGACCGGCACCGCACGGTCGACGACACCCCGTACGGCGGTGGCGCGGGCATGGTGATGAAGCCCGAGCCGTGGGCGCAGGCGCTGTCGTCGATCCTGCGCGAGGACGGTTCGTCGACGCTCGTCGTCCCCACGCCGGCCGGCACCCCCTTCCGTCAGTCGATCGCCCGGTCGCTCGCGTCCGAGCACGACCACCTCGTGTTCGCCTGCGGGCGGTACGAGGGCATCGATGCCCGCGTGTTCGCGTGGGCGGCCGAGCGGTGCTCGGTCGTCGAGCTCTCGCTCGGTGACTACGTGCTGAACGGCGGCGAGGTCGCGGCCATGGCGATGATCGAGGCGGTCGGCCGTCTCGTCCCCGGGGTCGTCGGCAACCCGGAGTCACTCGTCGAGGAGTCCCACGAGGACGGCCTGCTCGAGTACCCGTCGTACACGAAGCCGGCCCTCTGGCGGGACCTCGAGGTGCCGGACGTCCTGCTCAGCGGGCACCACGCGCGCGTCGCCGCCTGGCGGCACGAGCAGCAGGTGGAGCGGACCCGTCGCGTCCGCCCGGACCTGCTGCCCGACGCGTAG
- the rimM gene encoding ribosome maturation factor RimM (Essential for efficient processing of 16S rRNA) has protein sequence MGRITKAHGLKGGIKLELYTDDPDRRFTPGAEFTLQVPSDSPWSGKTLTIDELRWYNGHPVAFFEGVADRTAAESLARAILWVEQDADAETGEDDAWYDHQLVGLRVLRDGVEVGTVARVDHLPAQDLLAIDTPSRGEVLVPFVSAIVPTVDITAGTVTVTPPTGLFEDPEDTSRPETVTPTDREG, from the coding sequence GTGGGTCGCATCACGAAGGCGCACGGGCTCAAGGGCGGCATCAAGCTCGAGCTCTACACCGACGACCCGGATCGTCGGTTCACGCCGGGGGCGGAGTTCACGCTCCAGGTCCCCTCGGACTCGCCGTGGTCGGGCAAGACCCTGACCATCGACGAGCTCCGCTGGTACAACGGCCACCCGGTCGCCTTCTTCGAGGGCGTCGCGGACCGCACCGCCGCTGAGTCCCTCGCGCGGGCGATCCTCTGGGTCGAGCAGGACGCCGACGCCGAGACCGGTGAGGACGACGCCTGGTACGACCACCAGCTGGTCGGCTTGCGCGTGCTCCGCGACGGCGTCGAGGTCGGTACGGTCGCCCGCGTCGACCACCTGCCCGCGCAGGACCTGCTCGCGATCGACACCCCGTCGCGCGGCGAGGTCCTGGTGCCGTTCGTCTCGGCGATCGTGCCGACGGTCGACATCACGGCCGGGACCGTCACGGTGACGCCCCCGACGGGACTGTTCGAGGACCCCGAGGACACCTCGCGGCCCGAGACGGTCACGCCGACCGACCGCGAGGGCTGA
- a CDS encoding RNA-binding protein, translated as MLDSALTHLVKGIVDHPDDVRVASSTSARGEVLEVRVHPEDLGRVIGRAGRTAKALRTLVSALADGKRVRVDVVDTDS; from the coding sequence TTGCTCGACTCTGCGCTGACGCACCTCGTCAAGGGGATCGTCGATCACCCGGACGACGTCCGCGTCGCCAGTTCCACCTCTGCGCGTGGCGAGGTCCTCGAGGTGCGTGTGCACCCCGAGGACCTCGGTCGCGTGATCGGTCGCGCCGGACGGACCGCAAAGGCGCTCCGCACCCTCGTCTCGGCTCTCGCCGACGGCAAGCGGGTGCGGGTCGACGTGGTCGACACCGATTCCTAG
- the rpsP gene encoding 30S ribosomal protein S16 translates to MAVKIRLKRLGKIRAPYYRIVVADSRTKRDGRVIEEIGQYHPTEEPSVIKIESERALYWLGVGAQPTEQVAALLKLTGDWGKFKGEGNTESTVKVAEPKQAFVADTAKKAVLKPKSEKTAPAAAPAESADDAAETTEA, encoded by the coding sequence GTGGCTGTCAAGATCCGTCTCAAGCGTCTCGGCAAGATCCGTGCGCCCTACTACCGCATCGTCGTCGCCGACTCGCGCACCAAGCGCGACGGTCGTGTGATCGAGGAGATCGGTCAGTACCACCCGACCGAGGAGCCCTCGGTCATCAAGATCGAGTCCGAGCGTGCGCTCTACTGGCTCGGCGTCGGCGCGCAGCCGACCGAGCAGGTCGCGGCGCTCCTCAAGCTCACCGGCGACTGGGGCAAGTTCAAGGGCGAGGGCAACACCGAGTCCACCGTCAAGGTCGCCGAGCCGAAGCAGGCCTTCGTCGCGGACACCGCCAAGAAGGCCGTCCTGAAGCCGAAGTCGGAGAAGACGGCCCCCGCCGCCGCTCCGGCCGAGTCGGCCGACGACGCCGCAGAGACGACCGAGGCCTGA